The sequence TCTTTTTGATCACGCCGCCGGTAAGTGGGCTGAGTGCTTTCACTTTCAGCTTAGACAATGCGGAGCGCTCAAAATCTTCCGGCTTAAAGCCGAAGTTCAGCAGCACTTTTTCCAGCAAATCCCGACCCAGTGGATTTTGAATCACCTGGGCCAAACTGCTGTTTGGTGTAATGGTTTGCATAAATCAGTTCCCCCTTATATTACTCGCAGCGGTGCCGGTACGGCAGGCACTCTGCAAAATGACTTAATTGTGGCCGCGCTTAAAGCGTTTTTTGCCCTCCTCACGGAAGGCGTCCAGCCCGCCGGAGCGGTCATACAGACCGGCGGCCTCCAGGCAAATATCCAGTGACAGATTGATACAAGCCTCACTGATATTATCCGGCGTGTCCAGCCGGGTGTGGTAGTATGTGCGCGGGTCGTGGTTCACCCCGCAAAAGCCGGCAGCCTCCAACCCATAGCGGCTAAAGCCCTCAGCGTCAATGGCGCCGGGATATAAGTCGGTCTCTCGCATTTCAATACCGCAGTTCTCCCCGGCCTCATAAATCAGCTCGCCTACGGCGTTGGAATTCTTTTGGGTACCGGTACAGCCGCTGGTGTAGATCTGCAGCTGTTCAATCTCTCGCATGGTGTCCATGGCGATAAATACCGTTTCCACCTGCTGAAGCTCCCTCTTGTGCCGCTTGGCATAGGCCAGGGCTCCCCGCAGTCCTGCCTCTTCCGAGCCGGTGAGCAGCGCACACACCTCCGTGTGCTCAAATCGAACATCTTGCTCCGCCATCTCTCGCAGAACACCCATAGCAATAAAATCCGCACTTAAATTGTCGTTCGCACCGTCAACCACCACACGCCAGTTAATAAAAAAGAGAATGGCAACAAAAAACGGCACCAACACCAACTCCAGCACCCCCATCACCAGCCAAAAGGCCGAGGTGTAACCGCTGCCGAAAATGGCATTGCAAAGCCAAATCATGTTAAAAACAGTCACAAACAGAAGCCCACCGATAGACCCTGCCATCACCAGCGCCAGACTCTTTAGCCCGCCGTGTAGAGAATAAGTCCACTCATTGGCTGCGTCCGTATGTCCGCCAAAAATGATCCGCCGCCGGACTTCTCCGCTGGGCTTGCGCACCGCCATTACATTGCGGGAGGTTTTCTTTGGAAACAGCGGATCAATGCATTCACGATACAGCAAAAACTCCCCCACCAAACAAATTACCGCCAAAACGGTAAGCAACAGCGCAATCACCGCCAGCGCAGCACCGTGCACCGCGCCGCGAAAAGTGAGCCAGTAAAACAGAACGGAGAGCATAGCCACCACACCGGCCGCCGGGATCCAACCCATAAAGGCGTGGGGGTGCACATCAAAATTCTCTACCTGCACATCGTCCGCCCACTGCTCCAGCTCACCGGCCAGAAAAGACTGTGCTTTGCGCTCACTATGGGTACCGGGTGCCCGCTCCTTAAAATTGGCGCACACATAGCGAATACCGTCTACTATATAATTTCTCGTGCCGTCCGAGGCACCGGAAGTCAATCGCATACTTTGTTCCTCCAAGTCAGAACCTGTTTCTATTATACTACATAGGGTATCAAGATTCAACAAAAGCACCATATTTTCAAAAAATTGCAAAAAGTGCTTGACAAGTGCGTTCGTAGCGGTTATAATACAACTCGCAACACAGCCAATTGGCCCGGTAGTTCAGTTGGTTAGAACGCCAGCCTGTCACGCTGGAGGTCGACGGTTCGAACCCGTTCCGGGTCGCCAATATATGCTGATATGGCTCAGGTGGCAGAGCACGTCCTTGGTAAGGACGAGGTCACCGGTTCGAATCCGGTTATCAGCTCCAAAAAGCGTTCAACGCATTTGCGTTGAGCGTCTTTTTTTGCCTAAAACAAAAAAGGTGTGCGCAACTGCGCACACCTTTTTCTTTGTGCCTACTTGATGAAAGTCTTATTTCCCTGCTTCTCCCAAATACAAAGCCAGCCGGAGGGGCAATGCCCCCACAAATTGCCGGTGGACAGCAAACGAATATCCGTCAGGGTAACGGCGGTACCTTTCTTCAGATATGCGTCTGCTTTAGGATTAGACGCGGTAGCGTGGGCCTTGCCGTTCTCCGTCAATTTTCCCACGGTTTTTCGCCCACTGGCAGCGCCTGCGCCCTTGTAGATTCCCCGCACAGCTGTCAAATGATATGTGCCGGGTTTTACGGTGGGTGCCGTGGGCGCAGACTTGCGGTAATGTATATCCTGTGTGGAATACGCCAGGCGCACATCGCGCTTTGGGGTAAACAACCACAGGGAAAGCACATCGCCTTTCAAGTCAGCCGGGCGAACATACACCTCTCTGCCGTTTTTCACCCGCGTGTATTTGCGGCGTGCGGCAGTCAAAGTGAACTTGCCGTCATACCAATACGGGTCCAAAATAATTAAATTGCCGTTTTTGTCGATGCCTGCGGCCAGCACATAGTGCCCGCTGTTGGAAAAGAGCATTTTGCCTCCGCCGCTTACATTGATAATCGCCTTATAGCCCTGTTTCAGATGTGCCACCAGCCGGTCCATATCTGTGGTGATGGCGTAGTCCAGACCGTATTTTTCTTTCATATACCGGGCCACCACGGCCATATCCGTGCCTTCCGCCGCCCGGGCACCCATACCCAAGCAGCGATGGGTCCACTGCCGGGTATTGAACACTCGAGTGGTGGAATTGCGCAGCGCCATTAAGGAAGCACACACCCCACAACCGCTGGTATAAACGCAGCCGGAGGTGCCGTACCGATAAGGATGGGTCTTACTGGGGTACGGTATGCCCTTGCAGGCAGTGGTCGTCTGCCGGCAATAATAAAGTGCAGACATCAGTCACCCTCCTGTTCCAGGGTCTCCGCCACGCTCTCGTCCTCTGTGGCGCCCTCTCGTTGCAACACCCGCAGCACCTCATCAGCCTGGCGGGCACAGCAGGTAAAGCTGTTGTTCTTCCACCAGGCAGCCAAGGCGGCTGCCACCGTTACTAAAGCGGACAGGCCGGTATAGATCTGTTCATCTGAGAACGGCA comes from Oscillospiraceae bacterium and encodes:
- a CDS encoding C39 family peptidase, whose product is MSALYYCRQTTTACKGIPYPSKTHPYRYGTSGCVYTSGCGVCASLMALRNSTTRVFNTRQWTHRCLGMGARAAEGTDMAVVARYMKEKYGLDYAITTDMDRLVAHLKQGYKAIINVSGGGKMLFSNSGHYVLAAGIDKNGNLIILDPYWYDGKFTLTAARRKYTRVKNGREVYVRPADLKGDVLSLWLFTPKRDVRLAYSTQDIHYRKSAPTAPTVKPGTYHLTAVRGIYKGAGAASGRKTVGKLTENGKAHATASNPKADAYLKKGTAVTLTDIRLLSTGNLWGHCPSGWLCIWEKQGNKTFIK
- a CDS encoding phage holin — protein: MKVTNMTAGTLVRTVMLVVALLNLVLTSFGKNPLPFSDEQIYTGLSALVTVAAALAAWWKNNSFTCCARQADEVLRVLQREGATEDESVAETLEQEGD
- a CDS encoding M28 family peptidase; its protein translation is MRLTSGASDGTRNYIVDGIRYVCANFKERAPGTHSERKAQSFLAGELEQWADDVQVENFDVHPHAFMGWIPAAGVVAMLSVLFYWLTFRGAVHGAALAVIALLLTVLAVICLVGEFLLYRECIDPLFPKKTSRNVMAVRKPSGEVRRRIIFGGHTDAANEWTYSLHGGLKSLALVMAGSIGGLLFVTVFNMIWLCNAIFGSGYTSAFWLVMGVLELVLVPFFVAILFFINWRVVVDGANDNLSADFIAMGVLREMAEQDVRFEHTEVCALLTGSEEAGLRGALAYAKRHKRELQQVETVFIAMDTMREIEQLQIYTSGCTGTQKNSNAVGELIYEAGENCGIEMRETDLYPGAIDAEGFSRYGLEAAGFCGVNHDPRTYYHTRLDTPDNISEACINLSLDICLEAAGLYDRSGGLDAFREEGKKRFKRGHN